One Rhodococcus sp. P1Y DNA window includes the following coding sequences:
- a CDS encoding RNA polymerase sigma-70 factor, giving the protein MPESSRSELDDVAIVFDSIRPRLFGIAYRMLGSASEAEDVVQDAWLRWQTYDRSKVERPVAFLSTTTTRLAINAVQSARARRETYIGPWLPEPVDTSADPALGAERGEALSFAVLLLLEKLSPTERAAYVLRESFEYPYRQIADTIEVSEANARQLVTRARKHIAAGSSASVSTEDHRRLLAAFVDAAQNGDLAGLTALFAEDVVSSSDGGGVKDVLAARISVEGDVRVAKFVAAFSSHFWTAATITWVQANGAPAIVLAREGIPYTLLTIAPTPAGIAQLHWVMNPSKLGAF; this is encoded by the coding sequence ATGCCTGAGAGTAGTCGGTCCGAGCTCGACGATGTCGCAATCGTTTTCGACTCCATTCGTCCGCGTTTGTTCGGAATTGCCTATCGTATGCTGGGCAGCGCGTCCGAAGCCGAAGACGTCGTGCAGGACGCGTGGCTGCGGTGGCAGACGTACGATCGATCGAAGGTCGAGAGACCGGTAGCGTTTCTGTCCACCACCACGACACGGCTTGCGATCAATGCCGTTCAGTCGGCTCGGGCGCGTCGTGAAACCTACATCGGCCCTTGGCTTCCCGAACCAGTCGACACCAGCGCCGACCCTGCACTGGGCGCCGAGCGAGGTGAGGCGTTGAGTTTTGCAGTGCTGCTCTTGCTGGAGAAGTTGTCTCCGACCGAGCGCGCTGCGTACGTTCTGCGCGAATCTTTCGAGTATCCGTATCGGCAGATTGCCGACACCATCGAGGTGTCGGAGGCCAACGCGCGTCAACTCGTCACTCGGGCGCGCAAACACATCGCAGCGGGCAGTAGTGCGTCGGTGAGTACCGAGGACCACCGACGGTTACTCGCTGCGTTCGTCGACGCCGCACAGAACGGAGACCTGGCAGGTCTGACTGCGCTGTTCGCCGAGGACGTCGTCAGTTCGTCCGACGGCGGGGGTGTCAAGGACGTTCTCGCGGCTCGTATTTCGGTCGAAGGCGACGTGCGCGTCGCGAAATTCGTCGCGGCATTCTCGTCGCACTTCTGGACCGCCGCCACGATCACGTGGGTGCAGGCCAATGGTGCGCCCGCGATCGTTCTTGCACGCGAGGGGATTCCCTACACACTGCTGACGATCGCGCCGACGCCGGCGGGGATAGCGCAACTGCACTGGGTGATGAACCCGTCCAAACTTGGTGCGTTCTGA
- a CDS encoding FAD-dependent oxidoreductase, producing MKATERSVSTSVLVIGSGGSGLRAAIELSEHGTDVLVVGKRTKMDAHTSLAAGGINAALSTMDPEDSWQQHAADTLKESYFLANPHTVQIVAEGAERGIADLVRYGMPFAREEDGRISQRFFGAHTYRRTAFAGDYTGLEIQRTLITRTEALGIPILDNVYITKLLVQHDTIFGAYGFDLTTGDRYVVHADAVILAAGGHNRIWRRSSSRRDENTGDSFRLAVEAGGRIRDPELVQFHPSGLIEPENAAGTLVSEAARGEGGILRNALGERFMKRYDPERMELSTRDRVALAAYTEIQEGRGTANGGVWLDVSHLDRELIMRRLPRVYQTLMELQMLDITTDPIEIAPTAHYSMGGVWVRPEDHSTDVAGLFAIGEASSGLHGANRLGGNSLIELLVFGRIVGQAAAAYSESLDAQVRSHGAIVEARAEVDSLLAADGRENVRALQRAVRNIMTKHAGVVRDEVGLRAGLVELDDVERRVAEVGVHPDIAGFADLAHAFDLKSAVLAARATLEAALERRESRGAHNRSDYPDLDESLRVNLVWSGPGKISHESIPPIPPEIEALIRTVDTTGKLVE from the coding sequence ATGAAAGCCACAGAGCGGAGCGTCTCGACCTCGGTGTTGGTCATCGGGTCCGGCGGATCGGGCCTGCGAGCAGCAATCGAATTGTCCGAACACGGAACTGACGTGCTCGTTGTCGGCAAACGGACGAAGATGGACGCGCATACTTCGCTCGCTGCGGGAGGGATCAACGCTGCGCTGTCGACGATGGACCCAGAGGACTCCTGGCAGCAACACGCTGCGGACACACTGAAGGAAAGCTACTTTCTCGCCAATCCCCACACGGTCCAGATCGTCGCGGAGGGCGCCGAACGCGGCATTGCCGACCTCGTTCGGTACGGAATGCCGTTCGCGCGGGAAGAGGACGGACGCATCTCGCAGCGATTTTTCGGCGCTCACACCTACCGTCGAACTGCATTCGCAGGCGACTACACCGGTCTCGAGATTCAGCGAACCCTCATCACACGCACCGAGGCACTCGGCATCCCGATCCTCGACAACGTCTACATCACGAAGCTTCTCGTGCAGCACGATACGATCTTCGGTGCCTACGGGTTCGATCTGACGACGGGCGATCGGTACGTCGTCCACGCAGATGCGGTCATTCTCGCCGCAGGTGGTCACAATCGAATCTGGCGACGGTCGTCCTCGCGCCGCGACGAGAATACTGGTGACTCGTTCCGTCTGGCAGTCGAGGCGGGAGGTCGAATTCGCGACCCCGAGCTGGTTCAATTTCATCCGTCGGGGCTGATCGAGCCCGAAAACGCGGCGGGCACCCTCGTGTCGGAGGCCGCGCGCGGTGAGGGCGGCATCCTGCGCAACGCCCTTGGCGAGCGGTTCATGAAACGCTACGACCCGGAACGAATGGAACTGTCCACCCGTGACCGTGTCGCGCTTGCGGCGTACACCGAAATCCAGGAGGGAAGAGGTACCGCCAACGGCGGTGTTTGGCTCGATGTCTCGCATCTGGATCGCGAACTCATCATGCGCAGGCTTCCGCGGGTCTATCAGACGCTGATGGAACTACAGATGCTCGACATCACTACCGACCCGATCGAGATCGCTCCTACCGCGCACTATTCGATGGGTGGGGTGTGGGTGCGACCCGAGGACCACAGCACCGACGTCGCTGGCCTCTTCGCAATCGGTGAGGCGTCGAGTGGTCTGCACGGCGCCAATCGGCTCGGTGGAAATTCGCTCATCGAGCTCCTGGTGTTCGGACGAATCGTCGGACAAGCTGCAGCGGCGTATTCGGAAAGTCTGGATGCGCAGGTGCGTTCGCACGGTGCAATCGTCGAGGCAAGGGCCGAAGTCGATTCCTTGCTGGCGGCGGACGGACGCGAGAACGTCCGCGCACTTCAGCGAGCAGTCCGCAACATCATGACCAAGCATGCAGGTGTGGTTCGGGACGAGGTGGGCCTCCGAGCAGGCCTGGTCGAGCTCGACGATGTCGAGCGACGCGTCGCCGAGGTCGGAGTGCATCCGGATATCGCAGGGTTCGCTGACCTCGCTCATGCTTTCGATCTGAAATCGGCTGTACTCGCCGCTCGGGCCACGTTGGAAGCAGCCCTCGAACGCCGCGAGAGCAGAGGCGCTCACAACCGGTCCGACTATCCGGACCTTGACGAATCGCTTCGGGTCAACCTCGTCTGGTCGGGACCGGGGAAGATATCGCACGAATCGATTCCGCCGATTCCACCGGAGATCGAAGCCCTCATTCGTACCGTCGACACCACCGGCAAGCTCGTCGAATAG
- a CDS encoding ferritin-like domain-containing protein produces the protein MDTLDAARIETVSDLREHLQWAIELEHATIPPYMYALYSLDLSRNAEAAQVISSVFVEEMLHLALAANLLNAVGGQPRIDSPDLLPVYPHSLPHSDGSVHVNLAPFGHDALELFMQIEKPASATAPAQSDGYRTIGQFYAAIEVGIRTLCDSLGEDVVFCGDPERQLHEIHFSSTAGNIVPVTNLASALSALKEIVEQGEGAARTDAWDGSKDVFHPQLDEVAHYYRFVELKNGKRFRIGDTPQTGPTGGDIAVDFDGVRPLRTNPTVGDHAPGSAIRLAQEEFNNSYCLVLYLLDETFNGNPREMNTAIGAMFTLKAQALALTSMPTGDGHTMAGPTFEYVPVEQRT, from the coding sequence GTGGACACCCTTGACGCGGCTCGGATCGAGACGGTGTCTGATCTCCGTGAGCATTTGCAATGGGCGATCGAACTCGAGCACGCCACGATCCCGCCGTACATGTATGCGCTCTATTCTTTGGACCTCAGTCGTAATGCCGAGGCCGCGCAGGTGATCAGCAGCGTGTTCGTGGAGGAGATGCTGCACCTGGCTCTTGCAGCCAACCTGTTGAATGCTGTTGGTGGACAACCGAGGATCGATTCCCCCGACTTGTTGCCGGTGTACCCGCACTCGCTGCCACACAGTGACGGCTCGGTACACGTGAACTTGGCGCCGTTCGGACACGATGCGCTCGAACTGTTCATGCAGATCGAGAAGCCGGCATCTGCCACTGCACCAGCGCAATCCGACGGGTATCGAACCATCGGACAGTTCTACGCGGCTATCGAGGTCGGAATCCGCACGTTGTGTGATTCTCTCGGCGAGGACGTAGTGTTCTGCGGCGACCCTGAACGCCAGCTCCACGAGATCCACTTCAGCAGCACTGCGGGAAACATTGTCCCGGTAACGAATCTCGCGTCCGCGCTGTCGGCCTTGAAAGAGATCGTCGAGCAGGGCGAGGGTGCTGCGCGGACCGATGCCTGGGATGGCAGCAAAGACGTCTTCCATCCGCAGCTCGATGAGGTGGCACACTACTACAGATTCGTAGAGCTCAAGAACGGCAAACGATTTCGAATAGGCGACACGCCGCAGACGGGTCCGACAGGTGGCGACATTGCAGTGGACTTCGACGGGGTCCGCCCGCTACGAACCAATCCGACGGTCGGTGACCACGCGCCGGGGAGCGCAATTCGTCTGGCGCAGGAGGAGTTCAACAACTCTTACTGTCTTGTGCTCTACCTCTTGGACGAGACCTTCAACGGCAATCCGAGGGAGATGAACACGGCGATCGGTGCGATGTTCACGCTCAAAGCGCAAGCGCTGGCATTGACATCGATGCCGACGGGCGACGGGCACACGATGGCTGGACCGACTTTCGAATACGTACCCGTAGAACAGCGGACGTAA
- a CDS encoding SDR family oxidoreductase, with translation MKIVVIGGTGLIGSKLVTKLGEHGHEAIAASPNSGVNTLTGEGLAEVLTGADVVVDVSNSPSFEDAAVLEFFTTATTNILAAEAVAGVGHHVALSVVGTERLTDSGYMRAKVVQESLIKESKIPYSIVHATQFFEFFKSIARGATVGDEVRLSPARIQPMAADDVASAVGRVAVGAPLNGTVEVGGPEVFQLNDFVAHGLKAHGDPRTVVADTQARYFGALLADRELIPADDATRAETSFESWLAVDVVSGPKP, from the coding sequence ATGAAGATCGTTGTCATCGGCGGCACTGGACTCATCGGCTCCAAGCTCGTCACCAAGCTGGGCGAGCACGGGCACGAGGCAATCGCCGCATCACCGAACTCCGGCGTGAACACACTGACCGGTGAGGGCCTCGCCGAGGTGTTGACGGGTGCCGACGTCGTTGTGGACGTTTCGAATTCTCCATCGTTCGAGGACGCTGCCGTACTCGAGTTCTTCACCACGGCTACGACGAACATCCTGGCGGCAGAAGCCGTCGCAGGCGTCGGACATCATGTCGCCCTCTCGGTCGTCGGCACCGAGCGACTGACCGACAGCGGCTACATGCGTGCAAAGGTCGTGCAGGAGAGCCTGATCAAGGAATCGAAAATCCCGTATTCGATTGTGCATGCGACTCAGTTCTTCGAGTTCTTCAAGTCCATTGCTCGCGGCGCAACCGTCGGCGACGAGGTTCGACTTTCTCCGGCTCGAATCCAACCGATGGCCGCCGACGATGTGGCGAGTGCCGTCGGACGCGTCGCGGTCGGTGCACCCCTGAACGGAACCGTCGAGGTCGGTGGACCCGAGGTGTTCCAACTCAACGACTTCGTTGCTCACGGTCTGAAGGCCCACGGCGATCCGCGGACGGTGGTTGCCGACACCCAGGCTCGTTATTTCGGAGCGCTCTTGGCTGACAGGGAACTCATTCCCGCAGACGATGCCACGCGCGCCGAGACATCGTTCGAGTCGTGGCTGGCGGTCGACGTCGTCAGCGGCCCCAAGCCCTGA
- a CDS encoding FAD-binding dehydrogenase, whose protein sequence is MDADVIVVGAGLAGLVATAELADAGKKVLLLDQEPEQNLGGQAFWSLGGLFMVDTPEQRRMGIKDSADLAWQDWLGSATFDRGIDDPAGEDYWGHKWARAYLDFAAGEKRSWLHAQGVRWVPIVGWAERGGYLAEGHGNSVPRFHLTWGTGPGVVAPFERRVREAADKGLVRFGFRHRVDELTDTDGVVDGVRGAILEPSSSDRGAGSTRVEVGDFELRAGAVLVTAGGIGANHELVRANWPERLGTPPKSLISGVPEHVDGRMLGITERAGGRIVNKDRMWHYTEGIKNWNPIWKNHGIRIIPGPSSMWFDARGQRFPVPNFPGFDTLGTLKAIQDSGYEYSWFVLTQKIVEKEFALSGSEQNPDITGKNLKLVLGRVLPGASEPVEAFKKNGEDFVVADTIAELVAGMNKITGDDLIDLADLQRQITARDREVDNPFTKDLQISAIHNSRRSRGERIARTASLHKILDPKSGPLIAVRLNIITRKTLGGIQTDLDGRVLDTDGSVVPGLWAAGEIAGFGGGGVHGYRSLEGTFLGGCIFGGRQAGRALAGQV, encoded by the coding sequence ATGGACGCAGACGTGATCGTGGTGGGCGCGGGTCTCGCAGGTTTGGTGGCGACTGCCGAGTTGGCCGACGCCGGTAAGAAGGTTCTGCTCCTCGATCAGGAGCCGGAGCAGAACCTGGGCGGACAAGCGTTCTGGTCGCTGGGCGGGTTGTTCATGGTGGACACCCCCGAACAGCGGCGTATGGGCATTAAGGACTCGGCGGATCTCGCCTGGCAGGACTGGCTCGGCAGTGCCACCTTCGATCGGGGCATCGACGATCCCGCAGGCGAGGACTACTGGGGTCACAAATGGGCGCGTGCCTATCTCGATTTCGCTGCGGGCGAGAAGCGATCATGGCTGCACGCGCAGGGTGTGCGATGGGTCCCGATCGTCGGTTGGGCAGAGCGAGGAGGCTATCTCGCCGAAGGGCACGGCAATTCGGTCCCACGCTTCCATCTGACCTGGGGGACGGGACCAGGCGTCGTAGCGCCGTTCGAACGTCGAGTGCGAGAGGCGGCAGACAAGGGCTTGGTGCGCTTCGGTTTTCGTCACCGCGTCGACGAACTGACCGACACCGATGGCGTCGTCGACGGTGTCCGCGGTGCGATACTCGAACCGAGTAGCTCCGATCGTGGCGCTGGAAGTACGCGGGTGGAAGTCGGCGACTTCGAGTTACGCGCAGGCGCGGTACTGGTGACGGCGGGCGGCATCGGCGCCAATCACGAACTGGTGCGGGCTAATTGGCCTGAACGCCTGGGGACGCCGCCTAAGTCGCTGATCTCGGGGGTCCCCGAACACGTCGACGGCAGGATGCTCGGTATCACCGAACGCGCGGGCGGGCGAATCGTCAACAAAGACCGGATGTGGCACTACACCGAGGGAATCAAGAACTGGAACCCGATCTGGAAGAACCACGGTATCCGAATCATTCCTGGGCCGTCGTCGATGTGGTTCGATGCACGTGGTCAGCGATTCCCCGTTCCGAACTTCCCCGGATTCGACACGCTCGGCACCTTGAAAGCCATTCAAGACAGCGGATACGAGTACTCGTGGTTCGTCCTCACGCAGAAGATCGTCGAAAAAGAATTCGCATTGTCGGGCTCGGAGCAGAACCCCGACATCACTGGCAAGAATCTCAAACTCGTTCTCGGACGCGTCCTCCCCGGTGCAAGTGAACCGGTCGAAGCATTCAAGAAGAACGGCGAGGACTTCGTCGTCGCAGACACTATCGCCGAACTCGTCGCGGGAATGAACAAGATAACCGGCGACGATCTGATCGACCTCGCGGATCTACAGCGTCAAATCACGGCCCGCGACCGTGAAGTCGACAATCCGTTCACGAAAGACCTGCAGATTTCCGCTATCCACAACTCACGACGATCCCGCGGTGAACGGATCGCACGTACGGCGTCGCTGCACAAGATTCTCGATCCGAAGTCGGGTCCGTTGATCGCGGTGCGCCTGAACATCATCACCCGAAAGACCCTCGGCGGAATCCAGACCGACCTCGACGGACGAGTACTCGACACCGATGGTTCTGTGGTTCCCGGACTGTGGGCGGCAGGGGAGATAGCCGGCTTCGGCGGCGGTGGTGTGCACGGGTACCGATCGTTGGAGGGCACGTTCCTCGGCGGCTGCATCTTCGGCGGGCGCCAGGCCGGACGTGCGTTGGCTGGCCAGGTCTGA
- a CDS encoding PucR family transcriptional regulator produces the protein MPLERHDVVARIEGELGSVVDASLDAIRVAVPAYRDLHGPQLADVEAIASWAMRRLIGLWSTGSESMDGQDRARFRAIGAARAADGRPLTDVLRAYRVASSVFVRHVVAQHTADLEPADIAELSVVVLEAIEAISEEIIDAYTATREHITSNRDQAQAALLDDLIAGRRTSPGALADRTRELGLELPSHPHLLVVQPEDPAGLVSDENVEKMLLALGPTGHHKPAYLATRRGRRAVLLLPLTAKRSVVDATCREILLHGCLVEGKAISRVNTSFRLASDALDNAPAHAFHERSVLDEGDGQLLALLTARPTADTSAVVESVLGALTDAANEHLLEGVAAFISSGTATAAAAALHIHPQTLRYRLRRARELTGRDPRLAWDRLAFDTAIQLQHITRGTTPSSHLCR, from the coding sequence ATGCCTCTCGAACGTCACGATGTCGTCGCACGAATCGAAGGCGAGCTGGGCTCCGTCGTCGACGCTTCGCTCGATGCGATCCGTGTGGCAGTCCCTGCCTACCGAGACCTCCACGGCCCGCAGCTGGCCGACGTCGAGGCGATCGCGAGCTGGGCGATGCGACGTCTCATCGGGCTGTGGTCGACTGGCTCGGAGTCGATGGACGGCCAGGACCGGGCACGTTTCCGGGCCATCGGCGCAGCGCGGGCAGCTGACGGACGACCGCTGACCGACGTCCTCCGCGCCTATCGGGTGGCGTCGAGCGTGTTCGTCCGGCACGTCGTCGCGCAACACACCGCAGACCTGGAGCCCGCCGACATTGCCGAGCTCAGCGTCGTCGTACTCGAAGCGATAGAGGCAATTTCCGAGGAGATCATCGACGCGTACACCGCCACTCGTGAGCACATCACGTCGAACCGAGATCAAGCACAGGCGGCGCTGCTCGACGATCTCATCGCAGGCCGCCGCACCTCCCCCGGCGCACTTGCCGATCGGACGCGCGAACTGGGCCTGGAATTGCCGTCGCACCCGCACCTCCTAGTCGTGCAACCGGAAGATCCTGCTGGCCTCGTGTCCGACGAGAACGTCGAGAAGATGCTTCTCGCTCTCGGTCCGACGGGGCACCACAAGCCCGCCTATCTGGCCACACGCCGTGGTCGACGCGCAGTTCTGTTGCTGCCGCTCACCGCGAAACGATCGGTGGTCGACGCAACGTGCCGAGAAATTCTGCTGCATGGGTGCCTCGTCGAAGGGAAAGCGATATCCCGTGTCAACACATCGTTTCGACTGGCCTCGGATGCACTCGACAACGCGCCGGCGCATGCCTTTCACGAGCGCTCGGTACTCGACGAAGGCGACGGCCAGCTGTTGGCGTTGCTGACGGCCCGGCCCACCGCAGACACATCAGCTGTGGTCGAATCCGTGCTCGGCGCCCTGACCGACGCCGCCAACGAACATCTCCTCGAAGGGGTGGCTGCGTTCATATCCTCCGGGACCGCGACTGCTGCCGCCGCCGCATTGCACATTCATCCGCAGACTCTGCGTTACCGGCTACGACGTGCCCGCGAGCTGACGGGTCGGGACCCTCGACTCGCCTGGGACCGACTCGCGTTCGACACTGCCATCCAGTTGCAACACATCACTCGCGGCACCACGCCGAGTTCGCACTTATGCAGGTGA
- a CDS encoding epoxide hydrolase family protein: protein MTQTDAVTPFLIEIHQSELDDLAARLERTRFPSPLPGDGWDTGVPVEYLRELVAYWRSEYDWRAAEKELNRLPQFTTTIDGQLIHFLHIRSSAADATPLLLTHGWPGSFVEFLDLIEPLTDPIDGEPAFHLVIPTLPGFGFSNPVVESGWTTTRIARAWDALMDRLGYHRYGVQGGDIGAAVSPEIARLVPDRVIGVHINGNVGAPVDGVSDEEKEQLSEIERDRVARIEAFMIEEFGYIAIQGTRPQVLAAGLTDSPVGQLAWIVDKFRQWTYPLSALPDTIVDRDRMLTNVMLYWLTSAAGSSAYVGYASDSSWGAAPAVSGVPTGVIVFAHDVGIRRYAELEHNITRWTDVEDLGGHFAALEEPGMLVDDIRSFFADLR from the coding sequence ATGACTCAAACAGATGCGGTGACGCCTTTCCTGATCGAGATCCATCAATCAGAGCTCGACGACCTCGCGGCCAGGCTCGAGCGCACTCGATTTCCGAGCCCGCTCCCCGGCGACGGCTGGGACACGGGTGTGCCTGTCGAGTACCTGCGCGAACTGGTCGCTTACTGGAGGAGTGAATATGACTGGCGTGCAGCCGAAAAAGAGCTGAACCGGTTGCCGCAGTTCACGACGACGATCGACGGCCAGCTGATCCACTTCCTACACATCCGTTCCTCGGCAGCGGATGCGACACCGTTGTTGCTGACTCACGGTTGGCCCGGATCGTTCGTCGAGTTTCTGGACTTGATCGAGCCTCTCACGGACCCAATCGACGGAGAACCGGCTTTCCATCTGGTGATTCCCACCCTGCCCGGTTTCGGATTCTCGAATCCGGTCGTCGAGTCCGGCTGGACCACAACCCGTATTGCTCGTGCGTGGGATGCGTTGATGGATCGGCTCGGATACCACCGTTACGGAGTGCAGGGTGGAGATATCGGCGCTGCCGTATCACCCGAGATCGCTCGACTCGTGCCGGACCGAGTGATCGGGGTGCACATCAACGGCAACGTAGGTGCGCCTGTCGACGGCGTGAGCGACGAAGAGAAAGAACAACTGTCGGAGATCGAGCGTGACCGTGTCGCGCGCATCGAAGCTTTCATGATCGAGGAGTTCGGCTACATCGCGATTCAGGGCACCCGGCCCCAAGTTCTCGCTGCGGGACTGACCGATTCGCCGGTGGGGCAACTGGCCTGGATCGTCGACAAGTTCAGACAATGGACGTATCCCCTTTCCGCGTTGCCCGACACGATCGTCGATCGAGACCGCATGCTGACCAATGTGATGTTGTACTGGCTCACCAGCGCTGCGGGTTCCTCGGCGTATGTGGGATATGCCAGCGACTCTTCGTGGGGTGCGGCCCCTGCCGTGTCGGGTGTGCCTACGGGTGTCATCGTCTTCGCGCACGACGTAGGCATCAGGCGCTATGCCGAGCTGGAACACAACATCACCCGGTGGACCGACGTCGAAGATTTGGGAGGGCATTTCGCAGCCCTCGAAGAGCCTGGCATGCTCGTCGACGACATCAGGTCGTTCTTCGCCGATCTTCGGTAG
- a CDS encoding methionine synthase produces MNPLLPTSIVGSLPKPSWLSEPEKLWSPWKLRDDELREGKLDAQALAAHEQHRAGLDIISDGEQTRQHFVTTFIEHLGGVDFDRRETVRIRDRYDASVPTVVGAVGREKSVFAADASRLRAATDKPIKWALPGPMTMIDTLYDDHYKSREKLAWEFATLLNQEAKDLEAAGVDIIQIDEPAFNVFFDELEDWGIATLERATEGLNCETAVHICYGYGIKANTDWKATLGAEWRQYERSFPLLQQSSIDIVSLESHNSRVPVDLIELLRGKKVMLGAIDVASGTVETAEEVAETLSRALPFVDADKLYPSTNCGMAPLDRRVARDKMVALTAGAELLRRQLSE; encoded by the coding sequence ATGAACCCACTCTTGCCCACCTCGATCGTCGGCAGCCTACCCAAGCCGTCGTGGCTCAGTGAGCCGGAGAAGCTCTGGTCGCCGTGGAAATTGCGAGACGATGAACTGCGCGAAGGGAAACTCGACGCGCAGGCGCTCGCCGCTCATGAGCAGCATCGTGCCGGGCTCGACATCATCAGCGATGGTGAACAGACGCGTCAGCATTTCGTGACCACGTTCATCGAGCATCTGGGCGGTGTCGACTTCGACCGGCGCGAGACCGTGCGAATTCGCGACCGATACGATGCGAGCGTCCCGACGGTCGTTGGCGCGGTGGGCCGCGAAAAATCAGTGTTTGCCGCAGATGCCTCGCGCCTTCGAGCAGCGACCGACAAGCCGATCAAATGGGCACTGCCTGGCCCAATGACCATGATCGACACGCTTTACGACGACCACTACAAGAGTCGCGAGAAGCTCGCCTGGGAGTTCGCGACTCTCTTGAACCAAGAGGCAAAGGACTTGGAAGCGGCAGGCGTCGACATAATTCAGATCGATGAGCCCGCATTCAACGTGTTTTTCGACGAGCTCGAAGACTGGGGAATAGCGACACTCGAGCGTGCAACAGAGGGCCTGAACTGCGAAACTGCCGTGCATATCTGTTACGGCTACGGCATCAAAGCCAACACCGACTGGAAGGCAACGCTCGGCGCCGAGTGGCGCCAGTACGAACGGTCCTTCCCACTGCTGCAACAGTCGTCGATCGACATCGTGTCGCTGGAGAGTCACAATTCGCGCGTACCTGTCGACTTGATCGAACTGCTTCGAGGCAAGAAGGTCATGCTGGGTGCGATCGATGTCGCAAGCGGTACCGTCGAGACTGCCGAAGAAGTAGCTGAAACCCTCAGTCGCGCACTTCCGTTCGTCGACGCAGACAAGCTCTACCCGAGTACCAACTGCGGTATGGCACCACTCGACCGACGCGTCGCACGAGACAAGATGGTCGCGCTCACCGCAGGCGCGGAACTCCTGCGGCGTCAGTTGTCCGAGTAA
- a CDS encoding putative oxygenase MesX: MTTDCAFSISTTRFDEDYTPSANSRTTTNFANLARGEGARQNLRNAVTMMDARLNELAHRDNPRGDRYALELDIISVDLHLASAGAGAAFPIFEILDVDIVDTTTGARTEGIVGNNFSSYIRDHDFSIRLPKHRAAGIPSDFGDVHGQVFQRFVDSRKYRERFSQPPVICISVSTSRTYRRLANHHPVLGFEYEADETSITDQYFGKMGLGVRYFMPPGSVAPLAFYHCGDLPRDYSFLALAGTIATMETFQKIYRPEIYNASTAASEVYQPSLDNENYSLPQVSYDRDERTQLATTQARFTEVNLMQPYGSVLERWASEQSA, from the coding sequence ATGACGACCGACTGTGCATTCAGCATCAGCACGACGCGCTTCGACGAGGATTACACCCCGTCGGCCAACTCGCGTACCACGACGAACTTCGCGAATCTCGCGCGCGGCGAGGGTGCCCGACAGAACTTGCGTAACGCGGTGACGATGATGGATGCCCGTCTCAACGAGCTTGCTCACCGGGACAATCCACGTGGCGACCGCTACGCACTCGAACTCGACATCATCTCGGTGGACCTGCATCTAGCGTCCGCTGGGGCCGGCGCCGCGTTTCCGATATTCGAAATTCTCGATGTCGACATAGTCGATACCACCACAGGCGCCCGCACAGAGGGCATCGTCGGAAACAACTTTTCCTCGTACATACGCGACCACGATTTCAGTATTCGGCTTCCCAAGCACCGCGCGGCGGGAATTCCCAGCGATTTCGGCGATGTGCACGGGCAGGTTTTTCAGCGTTTCGTCGATTCGCGCAAGTACCGTGAACGGTTCTCGCAACCACCGGTCATCTGTATCAGCGTGTCGACGTCCCGGACATATCGCCGACTCGCCAATCACCACCCGGTCCTCGGGTTCGAGTACGAGGCGGACGAGACGTCGATCACCGATCAGTACTTCGGGAAGATGGGTCTCGGGGTTCGCTACTTCATGCCTCCGGGGTCTGTCGCTCCATTGGCCTTCTACCACTGCGGTGACTTGCCCCGGGACTATTCGTTCCTGGCACTCGCGGGAACGATCGCGACGATGGAGACCTTCCAGAAAATCTATCGTCCTGAAATCTACAACGCGAGTACTGCGGCCTCGGAGGTTTATCAGCCGAGCCTCGACAACGAAAACTATTCACTTCCGCAGGTGAGCTACGACCGCGACGAGCGCACTCAACTCGCAACGACACAGGCACGGTTCACCGAAGTGAATCTCATGCAACCGTATGGCTCAGTTTTGGAGCGGTGGGCTTCCGAGCAATCCGCCTGA